In Penicillium psychrofluorescens genome assembly, chromosome: 5, a single window of DNA contains:
- a CDS encoding uncharacterized protein (ID:PFLUO_008191-T1.cds;~source:funannotate) encodes MGRWRRREEPVQGHRQQELQQGKSSEELHQQGERPPEHQLGEWQQEHHQQGERQPAHHQQEEWQQEHQQLGERQPEHQMGKHQLERHQQGEHYQQGELHQQGERHQQGKSQPEQLQMGECQLEHHQQREHYQQEKCQPEQHQNPQ; translated from the coding sequence ATGGGGAGATGGCGAAGGAGGGAGGAGCCGGTCCAGGGACACCGCCAGCAGGAGCTCCAGCAGGGGAAGTCGTCGGAGGagctccaccagcagggGGAACGCCCGCCGGAGCACCAGCTGGGGGAGTGGCAGCaggagcaccaccagcagggAGAGCGCCAGCCGGcgcaccaccagcaggaGGAGTGGCAGCAGgagcaccagcagctgggGGAGCGCCAGCCGGAGCACCAGATGGGGAAGCACCAACTGGAGCGCCACCAGCAGGGGGAGCACTACCAGCAGGGcgagctccaccagcagggGGAGCGCCACCAGCAGGGGAAGTCCCAGCCGGAGCAGCTCCAGATGGGCGAGTGCCAACTGGAGCACCACCAACAACGGGAGCACTACCAGCAGGAGAAGTGCCAGCCG